From the Porphyrobacter sp. CACIAM 03H1 genome, the window CGCGGCTTGCGACGAGTTACCCTTTCCGATGACTTAAGGGTCGTTGCGTGATCAGCTGCCGCCGTAACGATTGTCTTCGGCACCCTTGATAGCCCCGCTCCTGCTTTGGCGGCTGCCCAAGGGTCGCTTTACGCATGAGCACTCCAACCACCTGACCCGTTGGCTCTCCACAAACGTGCGCAGCACGTATCCGCGATAGCCGTGGCTATCTTGCAATTTCGTTGAGGTAACGGGTCATCGCTTCATATCCTTCAGGCGTGAGGCGGATAAGCCGCCGCCGGTTGTCACTAGGATCGTCCAGGGAACGAACCAATCCTTTGGCCTCAAGGACGCTCAGCCAACGCAATGCAGTTGTTGCAGGTGCACCAGATCCAATGCAGGCGCTCTTGACCGAAACCTGCTCATTCTGGGCCTGGTGAGCGTAAAGGTCGAGCAGAATGTCCCATGCAGGTTCGCCGAAGATCTCTTCATCCTGCAGATGCTTCGCACGTGATCGCCTCTGTTCGTAGGCCATCAGCGCTGCTTCCAATGCGGTCTGATGACGGACCTTAGGCTCAGCGGGTTTGCGCACGAAGGTATCGCAACCGCTATCCCGGCGAAGTTCCTCCAATGTAATCTGTGCCTCGTCGAATTGACGAGCCAACTTCATTATCGTCTCAGAATTCAAGGGCGCGCCCCCCGTGCTTCGCTACCGCTGTACCAAACCGGCTTTTCTTTGGCTACCTTTGAGCGTTCCGCCCCCAGCTAGGATCACGATGATTACAGCTATATCTGTCCTGCCGACAAACACCTGCGCCACGGGCTGATAAGCATCAGCGGCGCGAGAAAGCGGTCGCCGAAGGTTTACAACAGGCCGTTGACCTCGATTTTGTCCCTGTTCTCAGCGATCTCTTCGAGACGGCCGACGACCTTGCCGATGCTGCTCACATGTTTCCCCTCGGCCATGGGTCGTCCTGCGGGAGGACTCCGCATCAGCACGAAGGACTGTTCACGCCTCGGCGCTGGATCAGCGCCGACCGCTCGCAGCGGCACACCACTTCTCCGCGCTGGTTCGTCATTTCATGGATCCAGGTGATGATCCCGGCATCGGACCGGGACCGGCTTTCCCGCAAGTCCTTGACTTCGGAGGTTGCTCGCAGCGTGTCGCCGATGAACACGGGCTTCGGCGTCACCACCTTGTCGAAGCCGAGGTTGGCGACCAGGGTGCCGAGGGTCGTCTCGCCCACCGACAGGCCGACAAGAAGGCTGAAGGTGAAGGTCGAATTGACAAGGATCTGCCCGAACCCGCTCGCCCTTGCCGCCTCCACGTCGATGTGGAGCGGCTGCGGATTGTGGGTCATGGTCGAGAACAACAGGTTGTCGGTCTCGGTCACGGTGCGTCGGATCGGGTGCTCGATCCGCTCGCCAACCTGCCATTCCTCGAAGAACTTGCCCGCCATCAGCCTGCCTCCGCCCAGCGCGCCACGACTTCGGCGCCGTCGTCGGTGCTCGATCGGACCGCCCCCGGGGTGCGGCTGAAGCGGGGCGCGGGGGCGGTGTGCCAAATGCCGTCATGCTCGACATAGGCGGCCCGGGCCTTCATGTGCGGATGCTCGCGCGCCTCCTCGATGCCGAGCACCGGCGCGAAGCAGGCGTCGGTGCCCTCGAGCAGCTCGCACCACTCGTCCCGCGTCTTCTTGGCGAATAGCGCGGCCAGCTTTTCGGCGTGGTCGTCCCAGTTGGCCGGGTTCATCTGCCCCTGCGCCAGTTCCTGTGGGGCGCCTGCCCGCTGGAGCAACTCGGCGTAGAATTGCGGCTCGATCGAGCCGAGGCTGATCTCCTTCCCGTCGGCGCAGGTGAAGCAGCGGTAGAAATGCGCCGCCCCGCCGAGCATCCCCTTGCCGCGTTCGGTTGAAAGGTGCGGCAGGTGGCGCACGCCGAAGAAGAAGCTCATCAGGCTGGTCGCCCCGTCGACGATCGCGGCATCGACCACCTGCCCCTTGCCGGAGCGTTCGCGTTCGTAGAGCGCGGCCATGATCCCGAAGGCGCAATACATCGACCCGCCGCCGAAGTCGCCGACGAGGTTCTGGGGCGGGGTGGCGGTCTCTCCCGCCCTCCCGACCGCCGCCAGCGCTCCGGTTATGGCGATGTAGTTGATGTCGTGCCCGGCGGCCTGCGCGAGCGGTCCCTCCTGTCCCCAGCCAGTCATGCGGGCGTAGACCAGTCGTGGGTTGGTCATCAGCAGATCATCGGGCCCCAGTCCCAGCCGCTCCATCACCCCGGGGCGGAAGCCCTCGATCAGCACGTCGGCGCTGGCGGCAGCGGCGCGGACCTGCGCCTTTCCCTCCTCGCTCTTGAGATCGAGCGCCAGCCGATGCCGCGCGCGATCGACCACCGGATTGGTCGACACCGACCCCGGCCGGTCGATCCGCACGACCTCGGCGCCGAGGTCGGCGAGCAGCATGGCGACGTGCGGCCCGGGCCCGATCCCGGCGAATTCAAGAACGCGAAGACCGGCAAGCGGCCCCTTCGGCTGGCTCATGTGATCTCTCCCTTTGGTCCAGCCATAAGCAAGCCGCCTTCAGTAGAGCAAGTGCCGACATTGCCAGCCCCCAAGGCGGGCCATTGGCAGGAAAAGGCAAAATTGCTTGTTGGACCGCGCGCAGACTATACCTGCGGCGCCATGCGCAATCTGACCCATCTCGAACGGCTCGAGGCCGAGAGCATCCACATCTTCCGCGAGGTCGTCGCCGAGGCGGAGAACCCGGTCATGCTCTATTCGGTGGGCAAGGATTCCTCGGTGATGCTGCATCTGGCGCGCAAGGCCTTCCACCCCGCGCCCCCGCCCTTCCCGATGCTGCACGTGGCGAGCGGGTGGGACTTTGCCGACCTCCTCGCCCACCGCGACCGGACGGTGCGCGAGTATGGCCTCAAGCTTATCATCGCCCAGAACGAAGACGCCGTGGCGCAGGGCATCAACCCCTTCGACACCGGCAGCGCGCTCTATTCGCAGGCGCAGCTTACCGATCCGCTGAAGCGCGCCCTCACGCAGCACGGCTTCGACGCGGCCTTCGGCGGCGGGCGGCGGGATGAAGAGAAGGCGCGGGCCAAGGAGCGCATCTTCTCCTTTCGCAACGCCGCCCACCGCTGGGACCCCAAGAACCAGCGTCCCGAGCTGTGGAACCTCTACAACGCCAGGAAGGCCAAAGGCGAGAGCATCAGGGTCTTCCCGATCTCGAACTGGACCGAGCTCGACATCTGGCAGTATATCGCGCTGGAGAAGATCGACATCGTGCCGCTCTACTTCAGCAAGCCCCGCCCGACGGTGGAGCGCGACGGGATGCTGCTGGTGGTGGATGACGATCGCTTCCGGCTCGAATCCGGCGAGCAACCAGTCACCCGGTCCGTCCGATTCCGCACGCTGGGCTGCTACCCGCTGACAGGAGCGACCGAGAGCACGGCCACGGAAATGAACGACATCATCCAGGAAATGCTGCTCGCCACCGGCTCCGAACGCCAGGGCCGCGCGATCGACAAGGGCCAGTCGGCGAGCATGGAAGACAAGAAGCAGGAAGGGTATTTCTGATGAACGGCCAATCCTCCTTCCGGACCGATGCCCTCATCGCCGAGGATATCGACGCCTATCTCGAGCAGCACCAGCACAAGAGCCTGCTGCGCTTCATCACCTGCGGCTCGGTTGATGATGGCAAGTCGACGCTGATCGGACGGCTGCTCTACGACAGCAAGATGATCTTCGAGGATCAGCTCGCAGCCCTCGAAAGCGACAGCAAGCGTCACGGCACGCAGGGCGAGGAGATAGACTTCGCCCTGCTGGTCGACGGGCTTGCGGCCGAGCGCGAGCAGGGGATCACGATCGACGTCGCCTACCGCTTCTTCACCACCGAGAAGCGCAAGTTCATCGTCGCCGACACGCCGGGGCACGAGCAGTACACCCGCAACATGGTGACAGGCGCCTCGACCGCCGACCTCGCGGTGATCCTGATCGATGCGAGAAAGGGCGTGCTCCAGCAGACCCGGCGGCACTCCTACCTCGTCCACCTGCTCGGCATCCGCCACGTCGTGCTGGCGGTGAACAAGATGGACCTTGTCGGTTACGATCAAGGCATGTTCGACCGGATCGTTGCCGACTACCGCGCTTTCGCCGCGAGCATCGGGATCGGCGACTTCACCGCCGTCCCGATCTCGGGCTTCAAGGGCGACAACATCACCGCGCTCTCGGCAAACACTCCTTGGCATGCCGGCCCGACGCTGATCGGGCATCTCGAAACCGTCGAAGTCGATGCGACAG encodes:
- the cysD gene encoding sulfate adenylyltransferase subunit CysD produces the protein MRNLTHLERLEAESIHIFREVVAEAENPVMLYSVGKDSSVMLHLARKAFHPAPPPFPMLHVASGWDFADLLAHRDRTVREYGLKLIIAQNEDAVAQGINPFDTGSALYSQAQLTDPLKRALTQHGFDAAFGGGRRDEEKARAKERIFSFRNAAHRWDPKNQRPELWNLYNARKAKGESIRVFPISNWTELDIWQYIALEKIDIVPLYFSKPRPTVERDGMLLVVDDDRFRLESGEQPVTRSVRFRTLGCYPLTGATESTATEMNDIIQEMLLATGSERQGRAIDKGQSASMEDKKQEGYF
- a CDS encoding MaoC family dehydratase, producing the protein MAGKFFEEWQVGERIEHPIRRTVTETDNLLFSTMTHNPQPLHIDVEAARASGFGQILVNSTFTFSLLVGLSVGETTLGTLVANLGFDKVVTPKPVFIGDTLRATSEVKDLRESRSRSDAGIITWIHEMTNQRGEVVCRCERSALIQRRGVNSPSC
- a CDS encoding CaiB/BaiF CoA transferase family protein, whose translation is MSQPKGPLAGLRVLEFAGIGPGPHVAMLLADLGAEVVRIDRPGSVSTNPVVDRARHRLALDLKSEEGKAQVRAAAASADVLIEGFRPGVMERLGLGPDDLLMTNPRLVYARMTGWGQEGPLAQAAGHDINYIAITGALAAVGRAGETATPPQNLVGDFGGGSMYCAFGIMAALYERERSGKGQVVDAAIVDGATSLMSFFFGVRHLPHLSTERGKGMLGGAAHFYRCFTCADGKEISLGSIEPQFYAELLQRAGAPQELAQGQMNPANWDDHAEKLAALFAKKTRDEWCELLEGTDACFAPVLGIEEAREHPHMKARAAYVEHDGIWHTAPAPRFSRTPGAVRSSTDDGAEVVARWAEAG